The Bacteroidales bacterium DNA segment TCTAAAATGATTTTAGTTCTTTTCAAATGTCAGGAGATCTGTTCCTCCATTGCCGACACTCACATCTTCCAGACGGATTTTCGCTGAGGCTTCCTCGATTACATGCCAGTCGTCATTCAATTCATCAAAGGGTGATGTTGTGCCGAAATTGAGAATAAACTTCTTTTGGCTGTCATCGGTTCCGTTAGCATAACTCCCGGTGACTACCGAACTGCCTTTGGTGGCTGTCATTGTCCCGTTGTTAAAAGTAAAAATGTAATCGGTGAAATGATAGGTTTCGTCCGTGCCGCTATCGTTATACGTTGTAATTCTCCAGTTTCCATTTTGAACGATAGCTGAAACATCCGGTTTTGACGAATCATCGTCTTTTTTACAAGAGGTTATTGTAAAAGATAGAACACCGAAAAGTACGATTGCTAAAATGATTTTTTTCATAGAAGTAAAGTTTTAAGTTTAGATTAATGATTTGAAGAGACTGGCCGGTGTTGTTGAAGGCTGTCCTCTCTGATTTGATTATAATTTGCTGATGAATGCTATTTTTTTGCCTTGCTGGTTGAAATACCAACCAGCGTATATAACGGACAAAAACCCACCATGCTTGTCAGCAAGAAAACGGCTGCAAGCACAAGCAAAGTGACACCGAAAGTGCCCGAAAACAATTCAGCGAAATAAAGGACTGCGAATAATAAAGCTAAAATCAGTCTGATAGATTTATCCAATGAACCCATGTTTTTTGTCATATTTCTAAATTTTAAAAAAGTTAATTATTAAAAATCAGGACAAAAGTACTGGGCTCTACTGCTCTGTGCAGTGACTAAAGTCACCCGACCGTTAAAATCTCTATCTGGTCTCGATGCTGCCTGACTAAATTTTGACTTTCAAATTTCTTAATAAGCCGGCTGACAACCTCCCTGGCCGTACCCAACTCATTCGCAATTTCTTTATGGGAAATTCTTACCGGGTTTTTGCCTGTGATTTTCACTTTTTGCACCAGGTAGTCCATAAGCCGTTTGTCAAGCTTAAAATAAAGCATTCGATTGATGGCATCAATCAGTTCGCCATACCTGAGGTCGTATTGCTGATAAAATAGCAGGTTGATAGCCGGCATGGTTGTAACCCATTTTACAACTTTATCCGAAGGCAATAACAGCAAGGTACTGTCTTCCTCGGTAATTGCGAATATTCTGCTCGTTTCGTTTTTGAGGCTTGAGGCAAACGATACGATGCAACTTTGTTCGGCTTTCATATAGTAAAGCAAAAGCTCTTTATCTTCAATTTGTGTAAAGACCTTAACCAGCCCTTTTAAGACAATAGGAATCACTTTAACGTGCTGGCCTTCGGTAATCAGCGTGGTGTTTGCCTTAAAGTGCCCTACGGTTGAAACTTCAAGGATTTCAGCAATGAGATCTGTCCCCAGGAAATAGAATTTGCTTTTGAAGAATTGAATTTCTGTCAAAGTCATAGTGCTTTAATTTACACAATTGCAGGCAGTTTTCGCAGTCATCAAAGATATGACAAAAAACAATCTCAGGTTAAGTTGTCTTTCATAAATTACCTGTTTTAGGAATTCCGGAAGTGAAGTTGATCAGAGCAGATGATCAATCAGAATTTTCAAGCCAATACCAAATAATATCAGACCCCCTATAAATTCGACTTTCCTTCCGAATTTCCCATTCACATTTTTGCCTACCAACATCCCTATCATCGATGCAAGGAAAGTAACAAAACCAATGATCATTATAGCCATGTAGATGTTGGTTTCGATAAAGGCAAGGCTAACTCCGACAACCAAGGCATCAATGCTTGTTGCTATGGCCATGGCTAAAAGGAAAGAAAACACCAGGGGGTTGTATTTTTTCTCTTCCCCCTGCTTAAAAGATTCAACCATCATTTTAGTCCCAAGTGATGCAAGTAGTCCAAAAGCAATCCAATGATCATAAAAACTGATGTACCTCGTAACCTGCATCCCAGCAAGCCATCCTAAAAACGGAAGCAAAGCCTGAAAAAATGCCAAAACCTGTGCGATCCTTATACCTTGTCTGAATTTAATCCGTTCGATGGTCAACCCTGTAGAAATGGAAACAGCAAAAGTATCAACAGATAAACCTACTGCTATGAGCAACATTTCAAAATACAGCATGAAAATCATTTTAAAAATTTAAGCGAATTTCTATTTTCTCAAAAAAAGCAGACGTAAACCACTATATAAGCGCAAATTAATCTTCCAAGATCAGGTATGAAACAAATGGATGATCACTCCTCAGTTGTTTCAATGGTTGCTATATCCCCATTAACTACTTCCTCATCATCTTTTTTATGGTTTGGGAAAAACTTCCTCTGGAAAAGGATCAGGATAAAAACTCCAATCGTGATCGATGAATCGGCAATGTTGAATACCGGCCGGAAGAAGATAAAATCCTCCCCACCCCATAAAGGAAACCAGTCAGGATAATGCCCCTGGATGATCGGAAAATACAGCATGTCCACCACTTTCCCATGTAAAAATGTAGCGTAGCCTCCGATTTCAGGAAGGAGTGTGGCAACTGTATGATAAGAGGAGTTGCTAAAAATGAGCCCGTAAAAAGCGCTGTCGAGGATATTACCAATTGCGCCTGCCAGGATCAGCGAGATGCTCACAGTTAATCCGGTGTGTGCTTTCTGCCGGTTCAGGTTGTAGAGGTAATAACCAATAGCCGCAATAGCTAAAATACGGAACATGCTGAGGGCAAGTTTCCCAAATTCACCACCGAAAGTCAGGCCAAAGGCCATTCCTTCATTTTCGGTAAAATGAATGATAAACCAGTTGCTGATGATATTAAATTCCTGTCCGAGGGTCATATTGGTTTTAATCCAGAACTTGAGTGACTGGTCCAAAATCAGGACAATGCCTATTAAAAACAGAGATTTCTTCAATGTTTTAAAAATTTAGTGATCGCTAATGACCAATTAAAAACCGGCAATCCTGGATCGGTGAAAGGATTGCCGGAAATAATCTGATTTAATTCCAAAATAATCTGGAGATGCTGCACTTACTTTCTGGGTGAATATTGCTGCAGTTTAGCCTCCATGCTCAGTGTAGCATGAGGAACGCTTCTTAACCTTTCGGCTGAGATCAGCTTTCCAGTAGCACGACAGATGCCATAACTTCCGTTTTCGATCCGGATGAGGGCATTTTCGAGGTTCGATATAAACTTCTGCTGACGTGCAGCAAGCCGGCTGTTTTCCTCCTTCGATAGCACATTGTATCCCTCTTCGAGCACCTTGAAAGTGGGTGAAGTATCGTTGGTGTCATGTTCGTTGTTGTTGCTGTATGCCTCAGTCAGCAGCGCGAGATCGGCGCGGGCCTTGGCAAGTTTTTCCAAAATAATCTGCCTGAACTCTTCAAGTTCCTCCTGGTTGTAGCGGTTTTTGATAACATCCGGAGCATTGTTATCCACTCTGTTGTTCGCCATAATTCTCTGTTTTTAAGATGAATACTCCTTATTAATATATTTTTATTCTATGCTAAACGGCTTTTTCCACCAAAACGTTTGTCCTGATTTCATCTCCCAATTCAACCTCAACGCTTGAATGGTTATTTATCGTCTCGACAAGGTCGAGTGACAAGGCTAAAGTTTCGGAGCAAATATAGTTGAAATTCTTTTTGATGGCATTTAAAATTTGATTATTCGTTTCTATTTTGAGGTAAATCTTGTCGGTAACCTCAAAATTCTGGTCTTTTCTAACGTTCTGAATGCGGTTAACCAGCTCACGAGCAATGCCTTCATCATGAAGTTCTTCGGTGATGGTGATATCGAGTGCAACGGTCAGGTTCCCATCCGATGCCATCAACCATCCAGGAATATCCTGCGTACTGATCTCAACGTCTGAAACCAGGATTTCGATATCCTCACCATCAATATTCAGGTGATAATTCCCATTCTTTTCCAGGTCAGCGATCTGTGCATTGGTGAATTCCGAAAGGATGACGGCCAGTTTTTTCATCTGCTTGCCATACCTGGGGCCAAGTGCTTTAAAGTTCGCTTTGATTTTTTTGACCAGCATCCCGGAGTCATCGCTCATAAATTCGAGATCCTTCACATTGACCTCAGCCAGGACAAGTTTTTCGATGGCCTGAACCTGTGACTTGAAATGGTCACTCAGCACCGGGATCATAATTTTGTTCAAAGGTTGACGTACCTTGATTTTTGAGCCTTTGCGCAAGGAGAGCACCATGGAGGTGATTTTCTGCGCCAGCTCCATTTTTTCTTCCAGGTCTTTATCAATCCATCTTTGGTCAGGTTTTACCATGTCCATGATATGCACCGATTCCAAACTATACCGACGGGTCACATTGTTAAGATCAAGGAAAAGGCGGTCGGCAAAGAATGGTGCAATGGGTGAAATCATCACTGCCAGCGATTCGAGGCAGCGATACAGGGTTTGGTAGGCGGAGATTTTATCTGTCGAAAGCTCGCCTTTCCAGAAACGCCGTCTTGAGAGGCGCACATACCAGTTGCTGAGTTTGTAATCAACAAATTGCGAAATGGCACGTCCTGCACGGGTTGGCTCAAAGTCGTCAAAGGCTTCGTCAACCAGTAAGATCAGTGTGTTCAGTTCGGATAGTATCCAGCGGTCCAGTTCAGGACGCTGAGACATCAGGATTTCTTCCTGGTCGTAGGTAAAGCCGTCAATGTTGGCATAGAGGGCAAAGAAGGCGTAAGTATTGTAAAGTGTTCCGAAAAATTTACGTTGCACTTCGACAATTCCTTCGGTATCAAATTTCAGGTTGTCCCATGGTTGAGCATTCGTGATCATATACCACCGTGTGGCATCAGCACCGAATTTGGCAATCGTCTCAAATGGATCGACGGCGTTGCCAAGTCGTTTTGACATTTTGTTACCGTTTTTATCCAGTACAAGCCCGTTGGAAACACAGGTTTTGTATGCCACCGAGTCAAACACCATGGTTGCAATGGCATGAAGCGTGAAGAACCAGCCCCTTGTCTGGTCCACCCCTTCGGCAATAAAATCGGCTGGGAAATAATCATTCAGGTGGTCGCCCTTTTCAAAAGGATAATGGAATTGAGCATACGGCATAGCGCCCGAATCAAACCAAACATCAATCAGGTCGGGTTCACGGAACATTTTCTGTCCACTTTCTGACACCAGGTATATTTCATCAATGTAAGGACGGTGGAGGTCAAATTTCTCGTAATTTTCGTTGGAGTTGTCTCCGGGAATGTAATGTTCGTAAGGATTGGATTTCATGATTCCAGCCTGAACAGCTTTCTCAATCTCAGTTTTCAATTGTGCCACTGAGCCGATGCAGAGTTGTTCTTTCCGGTCTTCGGTAGTCCAGATGGGCAGCCCAACACCCCAGAAGCGCGACCTCGACAAATTCCAGTCCACCAGGTTTTCGAGCCAGTTGCCAAACCTTCCGGTTCCGGTGGATTTGGGTTTCCAGTTGATGGTGTTATTCAATTCAATCATCCGGTCTTTGAAATCGGTGGTCTTGATGAACCACGAATCAAGCGGGTAATAAAGGATTGGTTTGTCGGTGCGCCAGCAGTGCGGGTAGTTGTGGACGTATTTTTCAATTTTAAAGGCTTTGTTAGCCATTTTTAGCATTACCGAAAGGTCAACATCGAGTACGGGACTCTCGTCAGTAGCTGTCAGGTCAAAATCATTTTTTACATACCTGCCTGCGTATTCACTGTAAAGAGGAACGTTTACAAAATTTTTGACAAAATTTTCATCGAGTTCTTCGATCGGGAAAAAGCGTCCTTTCAGGTCAACCATCGGGCGCTTGCTGCCGATTTTATCAATTAAGACCAAAGGGGTGATTCCTGAACTTTTGGCTGCACGGTCATCATCAGCGCCGAAGGTAGGGGCGATGTGTACCACACCTGTTCCGTCTTCAGTGGTTACAAAATCACCGGTGATTACCCTGAATGCATCTCCGTCAGGCTTGATCCAGGGAATGAGTTGCTCATAACGAATATCTTTGAGTTTACTACCCGTGAACTCGTCAATGATCTCGAAAGGAACCAGTTTATCTCCGGGTTTATAATCATCTGGCGAAACATCTTTTGCCTTTTCATTGAAATAGCTGTTCAGCAGGTCTTTGGCCAGAACAACTGTAACTGGCAGACCTGTATAAGTATTGAAAGTACTGATTTTCAGGTAAGTGATATTTGCACCTACAGCCAGTGCGGTATTTGATGGCAAAGTCCATGGTGTTGTCGTCCAGGCAAGGATCGAAACCTGGTGGGTGTCGGTACCAAAAAGAAATGCTGATTTCTCATCCCTGATCACG contains these protein-coding regions:
- a CDS encoding DUF2892 domain-containing protein gives rise to the protein MTKNMGSLDKSIRLILALLFAVLYFAELFSGTFGVTLLVLAAVFLLTSMVGFCPLYTLVGISTSKAKK
- a CDS encoding Crp/Fnr family transcriptional regulator produces the protein MTLTEIQFFKSKFYFLGTDLIAEILEVSTVGHFKANTTLITEGQHVKVIPIVLKGLVKVFTQIEDKELLLYYMKAEQSCIVSFASSLKNETSRIFAITEEDSTLLLLPSDKVVKWVTTMPAINLLFYQQYDLRYGELIDAINRMLYFKLDKRLMDYLVQKVKITGKNPVRISHKEIANELGTAREVVSRLIKKFESQNLVRQHRDQIEILTVG
- a CDS encoding manganese efflux pump, with product MLYFEMLLIAVGLSVDTFAVSISTGLTIERIKFRQGIRIAQVLAFFQALLPFLGWLAGMQVTRYISFYDHWIAFGLLASLGTKMMVESFKQGEEKKYNPLVFSFLLAMAIATSIDALVVGVSLAFIETNIYMAIMIIGFVTFLASMIGMLVGKNVNGKFGRKVEFIGGLILFGIGLKILIDHLL
- a CDS encoding lipoprotein signal peptidase produces the protein MKKSLFLIGIVLILDQSLKFWIKTNMTLGQEFNIISNWFIIHFTENEGMAFGLTFGGEFGKLALSMFRILAIAAIGYYLYNLNRQKAHTGLTVSISLILAGAIGNILDSAFYGLIFSNSSYHTVATLLPEIGGYATFLHGKVVDMLYFPIIQGHYPDWFPLWGGEDFIFFRPVFNIADSSITIGVFILILFQRKFFPNHKKDDEEVVNGDIATIETTEE
- a CDS encoding TraR/DksA family transcriptional regulator, coding for MANNRVDNNAPDVIKNRYNQEELEEFRQIILEKLAKARADLALLTEAYSNNNEHDTNDTSPTFKVLEEGYNVLSKEENSRLAARQQKFISNLENALIRIENGSYGICRATGKLISAERLRSVPHATLSMEAKLQQYSPRK
- a CDS encoding isoleucine--tRNA ligase — protein: MDSKYKEYSNLSLTQIDKEIRSYWETNDIFHKSLRNRQNGESFVFYEGPPSANGIPGIHHMMSRAIKDIFCRYKTLKGYHVARKAGWDTHGLPIEIAVEKTMGITKDDIGKKISVDEYNRSCRTEVMKYKDLWDELTLQMGYWVDLNDPYITFENKYIETVWYLLSKLYEKGLLYKGYTIQPYSPAAGSGLSTHELNQPGCYRDVKDTSITAQFTVIRDEKSAFLFGTDTHQVSILAWTTTPWTLPSNTALAVGANITYLKISTFNTYTGLPVTVVLAKDLLNSYFNEKAKDVSPDDYKPGDKLVPFEIIDEFTGSKLKDIRYEQLIPWIKPDGDAFRVITGDFVTTEDGTGVVHIAPTFGADDDRAAKSSGITPLVLIDKIGSKRPMVDLKGRFFPIEELDENFVKNFVNVPLYSEYAGRYVKNDFDLTATDESPVLDVDLSVMLKMANKAFKIEKYVHNYPHCWRTDKPILYYPLDSWFIKTTDFKDRMIELNNTINWKPKSTGTGRFGNWLENLVDWNLSRSRFWGVGLPIWTTEDRKEQLCIGSVAQLKTEIEKAVQAGIMKSNPYEHYIPGDNSNENYEKFDLHRPYIDEIYLVSESGQKMFREPDLIDVWFDSGAMPYAQFHYPFEKGDHLNDYFPADFIAEGVDQTRGWFFTLHAIATMVFDSVAYKTCVSNGLVLDKNGNKMSKRLGNAVDPFETIAKFGADATRWYMITNAQPWDNLKFDTEGIVEVQRKFFGTLYNTYAFFALYANIDGFTYDQEEILMSQRPELDRWILSELNTLILLVDEAFDDFEPTRAGRAISQFVDYKLSNWYVRLSRRRFWKGELSTDKISAYQTLYRCLESLAVMISPIAPFFADRLFLDLNNVTRRYSLESVHIMDMVKPDQRWIDKDLEEKMELAQKITSMVLSLRKGSKIKVRQPLNKIMIPVLSDHFKSQVQAIEKLVLAEVNVKDLEFMSDDSGMLVKKIKANFKALGPRYGKQMKKLAVILSEFTNAQIADLEKNGNYHLNIDGEDIEILVSDVEISTQDIPGWLMASDGNLTVALDITITEELHDEGIARELVNRIQNVRKDQNFEVTDKIYLKIETNNQILNAIKKNFNYICSETLALSLDLVETINNHSSVEVELGDEIRTNVLVEKAV